The region TGTCTGTGCTTTCACCTACTCCAATAAGGCTTCTCTGTCTTGCAGTTCAACCCTAACTACTTAAATTGATGTAATTTCTTCTAGGCTTTTGTTGCCATGTACTTGCTAAAAATTAGTTTCTAAATCTGACAGTATTAAAAGGTGTACTGGATTTCAGAGTGCTGCATCCAAGAGAGTCTTCAATCTCTTCTGGCATAATGTCTTCCCTGCAGCCTGAGGTTTGATGTCTTTCCTTTGCCACTTCTTCTCTAAAACATCTACTGTCCATCTGCAATCaataaatgtgtctttttttggttctttttttctcccccagatCACTACCTTAGCTGACATGCTTGTAGTGATTCCCTTGCCAAAACAAAGACTCCAGAGCAGCAAAATGCTTAGTTTCTCTAATGAAAGATTAAGGATGAATGAGCAAAGGACATCGCTTTAAAACACATATTGTGTAATAACATTAGTACATAACTTCATAAAGGTCTGGCACTTCTGCAGAAAGGAATCTGTCCCCTGTTCTCAAAGCAATGTAAGTGAGCAACAGTAAGTAAAGAAGCATTGCTGAGGGCTGTCACCTGGAGAACATGCCATATACAGTCTTATGTGCTACCTCTAGTTACAGCTATATAACCTCATTAAAGCTAGAAGTatggggagagaggaggcagaacTTTGTCTTTAAAGTTATTTAACTTAATATGAATTAAGAAGGAAATATTTAAGTGCTCTTAACCTGCCCACTGCTTGGAACATGGTGGAGCAAAAGGTTTTCTAAAGGGAATTTTCATGCTTATTTGATGTAATGGCCTAACTGAGCTGCTCTAAGTAAAAAGATGTTGTTCTTAATGACTCTACTCAGTGCCTTTGTTCAGACTTGCCTGGTCACATTCAGAAGAAACAGATGTGACAGCAACTGCTGAATAATCACCCTGAGACAGTCATCTAAAATGGAGAGGATTTAAAGATGGAGCtagcttgcttttgctttttatgtGGCCTGTCCTATTTCTGGGCACATGCTGCTGGAGGCTTGCACAGAGGATGCATGTGCCTAGCTCTTTTTTCCCTACACTATAGGGGAAGTAACTCCAAGTGACCGCTCACCTCTCCTGCTCTAAAGCTGTGCACAAGTGTGCAGATAAAAAATAAGGTGATGTGGAGTGTcactgaaagcagagctcttcgGGCTTTCCTGCACCTATGTGGAAAATCTAATCTGTCTTGTAATGCTTGTAGGGCAGAATCTAGAAATATGaatccagtaaaaaaaaaaaaaacctcaatctGTTTTTGCTGGCCAGAGATGGCCGCTAGCACTCCTTCCCACACAACTGCACCCCCAGCTGCTAGCATCTCTGCTGTCTTCTGATACTACTGCAACAAAGTGTCCCACATTGCTACTTCTCAGAGGACAgtgcctgtgtccctgcagccaggcagggtgtttattttatttatttttcccatctcTTTACTTTGTATTGAAGCAGATGCTGAAGCAGACCTCGTCTCTGAAGGGCAGCAGGAATTCAACTGCAAGTTGCCCTGCAACACTGCTGTACTGAATTTAGGGGACAGCTTTTCCTTGTCAGTTGGTCACAGCTGTACTGGAGATCACAGCATCCTACCAGGGCTGTACCTTGTCCGCCACAGAGAGCAGTGCAGGAGATCATCCAGCTAGGGTGCTCTGGGCTGTTAGTACCCCCAAAGGCTGTTTAGTCCTGCCATCCTGACTCCTTTCAGGGTTGGGAAAGTTGGTGGTTTTCTTCTCCAActccaaaagaggtttttttttttccccccctaagtCATCTGAGTAGTGTAAACTCAAGTTACCACACCATTGCCATGCTAATAGTTCTGTgcattacatttttatgtatttgagagGTCTCATAAAGTCCTACTAAAAGGAATTATATTTAGAAAGTATCTTTTAACATACTTAATGGTTGGTCACCTACCTTGTCTCTGCAGCTTTGAAAGACTTCCAGCCTTCTTGCCTGAGCCTGAATTTGGCATAGTGTTCTGATCTCTACATAAATAAGGCCAATATCAATGTTGGTGGTTCAACTATAAGGTGACTTCTAGGGCTGTTATACAGCTCTCTTTCTCCCCAGACACTGGTGTTCTAAAACAATGTGtccatgttttttcctttttagtctTTAGCTATTGTGTTAGAGCGCCGTGTGCCAGCAGATCTAAGCGAAACTGGGTAATGGAGGTCTGCCTTCCTGAAAAATGCCATTGCTGGAAAAGAAGTTTCTGTGTACGAATTTCTAGGAGAATCTTAGATAGTGCTGTGAATTATGCCGTGGGCAAGTCAAGCAATAAAGGGGAGCTTGGCATATGACACCCTATCTAGTACTGTAATCAACAGTATCGAAGTCTGTGGACACATGGCTGATAATTTGAATACCAGTTTTTAGTGACAACTGCTATCCCCATCTGTTTTCATGTGGCTCTGAATGACTTCATTTGATACTTATGTTCACTGTTTCCTTGTATGCATTGGAATGCAGCCCACTTCAGAAAACATGTAATTCAAATAACTTTCCTCAGGAAAGTGGGATCTTTTGAATGCATTCTATTTTTCCTTCATATCCCTTACAGCCAGTCAGTTATACAGAACCTGTGTAATACCAGAAAGAACTGTAGAGCAGTGAAGTCTTTGGTCTCTTCCTTAGAAATATGGAGGGATTGCTGTTCACCACCAGTTTCTGAAGTTGTAATGAGAGTAGAGGGAAGAGTAGGGAAGAGAAAGCTTTAAGAGCATTTACTAGAGACAAGGAAAATCTAGAGTGGTGCTCTGCCTAGCCCTCTGTTGCTTCCAGAATTATCTTGTCCATAGATTTGGGGGGGAGGAGGATTGGTTGCTGTGAGTTGTCTGAGTAAGTTTGGCTATTTCTGCTCCAAGATGGCAGTGATGTGGAGGTGACTTCTAGTTTAAGAATTTCACGTGTCCAGTACTACATATATAAGCCAGGCACTAGTGTGGTCCAGTCATGAGTCACCCGTGTTCTCCTGCTGCAAAGGAGCACAGATGAAACTGATTTCTTCAGAGCAATGCTGTTCACTTTTTCCAGCCTGGAAACTTTAGATTGACAATTCAGAGCTAAATATAATCTGGCTGGCTACAGGGAGTGACTCAGATGCAACAAGCGAGTCTGCCCTATCACCACTTCCAAAAAGCCCTGTTGGCTTTTCAGCATGAGTAGCAGAAGCAGGTGGGGAACTAGTCTGAATTTTAATCTCTTTCCATCCAGTTGTCCTGTCTCCTGTTGGCACAACTGTCTTAAAGAATTAAGAGCCAGTCTCTGCTCTGAAATAACGCTTGGGGGTTCTTCCTTCTCTATGAAAATGCTCTCTGGCACTGCAGGTAGAGTGTTGGCATACCAGTCCAGCAACAGATTTCTTCTGCCTGTGCCGGATATGAAGCACAGACCACAAACCATAGCATCCTCCTCAGCAGTGGGGTGGAGTGGTGAGTCATTTTGCCTGTTAGCTTTGGAACAGTAAGACTGACTGCAAAGGCTACAGGAGGAAATCTTGACTACGTCTGGCTTTAtcagggcagtgctgtgctgctgttgtAGTTGTAACAGCTCAGAGCCCTCAGCTGCTGTGTAATTAGATCAGTGCACATACAAGTAAATCAGAAGGCACATGAAATCACGTAACTTATTACTATATAAGTGTAATATAATAGAGCCTGGACTTTGTGTGAGTACAGAAACAAGCCAAGCAAAGTGCTGAAAGCTTGACTCCGAACAAGCTCTAAATAGTTGGGAAAGTGGTTTGAGCAGGTGATGTTCTTGCCCTGGTCCAAAAAAGGGACTTGCTGTTTATAGTCCAAAGCTGATCCACTCGATGGCTTGGTTTGCTTGGTAACTCCGATAACAATAATAGAACACAAACCTCAGCACCGACGCTCTTGCCAGGCCTGGCTCTTCCTGCAAGACCTTTACCCCATACTCCAGTTCCTACTGCCTCTCAGGCATGCTCGCCTGGGACTAGGCTTCCATCTGTTGTGCTGATGGTGGCAAGCTCCTTCTGCAGGTtcataaaattactttatttgaGTATAAACCAATAAGAGGtttattcagaaataagaaatagTGAAGTATTTCCTTTACTCAGTGTTCCCCTACCTTTCCTATTTTGCAAACCTAGACAGGATAATATGAAAAACTAGTTCATCTGAAGGCCTAGGCTGAGCCTGGTTTTGGTCATATAGGGAAAAGATCAATCCCTTGGACAACTGCTTGTTGGCTCCATCTGCTCTCAGGATTAGCTAACTCTAGGTCTGATATCAAATGAATATGTTGATTGCACAGGTAGGAGGGGTCCTGGTGGTAAGTGCTTCTGTTGATGACATGCTGCAGAAACTCTCATTATCCTGAGCTATGCTCAGGAAGAGAATGTAAAGACAAAGATTATCTAAATTCACTGCTAAGGGTTGCTTGTTCAGTTGCACTTGTTGCTTTATCTTCTACCTAAAAATCAGAGGTTGGTAAAGGTTTTGACAGCAACAACTGACTTCGTAATGCCTTACCTCCTTAGTAACAAGGTACCAGTGAGCTAGATGTTTGCTGCATGGACACAAGTCATGAAGGCTCTGAAACAGgccactttcttcttttttttcccctattctcTCCAGATTTCTGAGTCCCCTGAATATGCTTATTGGCGGTACTGTGGTGGTGCTGGTGTTCATGGGATTTGTGTGGGTATCGCACAACAAGGATATCCTCCGCAGGCTGAAGAAGCAGTACCCAACCACATTTGTAGTGGTCATCATGCTGTCTAGCTACTTCTTGATCTCCTATCTGGGAGATGTCATGGTGTTCATGTTTGGGATCACGCTTCCTCTCCTCCGTAAgtacttttcctcttctctggggCACTAGGGGTGTGTGACTTGAGCTTTCTCAAACAAGTCTGCAGAGTCTAAACTGGCTGTTGCCTTTACTATCTCTGTTTAAATGAGCCCAGAAGAAAATGGTGGAGGAGGGGACACAAAACAGCACAAGCTATCTTTagtgttattattttaaatgggtACCTGCAGTTACTTAAGCAGTCACTGAGACTTCATCTTCTTCCAGTCATGTCATGGTGTTAGAGTGTGTTTTAAGATGAATGCCACAAGAACTATGAGTTCCTTGGGCATTAACAATTAATAAATTTGTTTCCATCCACGCAGTGATGTTTGTCCATGCTTCTCTGAGGCTCCGGAACATAAAGAACAAGCTGGAGAACAAGATGGAAGGAATAGGCTTGAAGAAGACCCCAATGGGCATCATACTGGATGCTCTAGAACAGCAAGAGGATAGTATCAACAAACTGGCTGACTACATATCTAAAGTGAAGGAGTAGGCAGCTGCAACATGGCATTTTCACCTGTTGCAGGAGTGTAGTTGCTATTTACTATTGTTCAAGCTTGCTTTCAGTTTGTGTACAAAACAGGAAATGCACGTGGTACAGATTAATAGTTACAGGATACAGGTATTCCAGGGTCTTCAGGGCTCCTCTAAGAACATAAGAGCAGCAACTTTTTTTCTATTGTATAGCAAAATGTTCTGGTGTTTACACAAATACATACTAACTTAAACATGGTTGCTTGTCTCGTCTTCTGGGgtatagaggaggaagagatggaaacCTATGGAATGCAGTCTCTCAAACTGTCTTGTAGCAAATTCGTCTGTTAAGAGTAACACCCCTTTCATGTCAGTTCTACAAGATGGCAGTTTAGCCAGCTTATGCTGGGTAGCACCTTCAGGCTGGCGATGTTCAAGGTGAGCTGGAATGTATCAAAAGTATGTATCTCCTGCATCCCCCAAACCCCTCACTAGAGTGGTCTGTATTGAGACCACAGTGCTAGCTTAACAGGCAAGTGGTAAAACTCTGCAATACTTGTAACGCATATGGGTTCCTGTCCTCACCTCACATTCCTCCTTTAGCAGCTGGGAAACAGTCTAAATAGATCTAAGTGTGAAGAATATATTTGGCACTGTGCCTCTGTCAGTTCCAGTAAAATGCACCTTTGGTTTCTCTGAAATCTTGATCTATAGaagctgctcctctctgcaggagAACCAAACTTCCTTGCATACCAGCTAAACTATGGCCAagcatgggaggaaaaaaaagttttcagataCATTGGATGAGCTAGGTTTCTACCCTACTGATGTTTTTAAATACCGCTACTTTAGGACTTACATGTTCCGCTTTAGTCTGTATAGGCTGTTTTGTCGATGGAGGTGTATGTGCATTCTTGAGCGTGggtcatctttttctttcttcttaaccAGAATGCAAAGACATAAGTAAAACATGCATCTCACTGACTCTGTACTTCTGATGCTCTTCAAAGGAATAAACTGGATTTCAGGTTTACAAGTAAAAGCAATAATTGTCAAGATACAGTTTTTGAAAACCCATTCCAAATTCATGAAAATACTTGCCTGTAACAACTCTTGAAAGTGGTGAGGGAGattcttttatatattttaacttAACTGCCAGCTGTGATGGAATTATCTTGAAAACAGGAGCTTACCAataatagaggggaaaaaagttgtcCAGGTGACACTCCATTTCAAGTATTCTTGCATTTCTCTTTTCTaacaaagtaattaatttaacaaaaaagcaAGGATCCTTAAAGTTGAAGCTTTTATGTAACTTACCATGCTGTTTTCATAGTGAACTGTGTAGAAATCTAAACATGTCATTCCATTTAATTGTTAAGGTGATCAGTATTTATTGAAAATGTCTGTATATTCCAGCTGAAGAGTCAATGGCCTGTTCCTCACTTGTAGCGCATGGTCTTTGTTTTTTGAAAACTATTTCCACACTTAAAGAACATAGTAGCCTATGACTTCATCATTACTGtagaattttaaaaactgcacagttatgaagaaaaataaactctaaTGGTGATTACTGAGTGCATTTGTTTCAGGTTGGGAAAAGTGGCTGAAAATTTgagtttgtttctctttctatGGGTGGTGGAACTCTGTAGAGTGGTGGTGGAAGATCTGCCACCCCGCAGCTCGTGTCCCAAGCCCATGCTTGTGATTAAGCTGCTGGCTTTGAATTCTCTGTATTAACTTGGTTGAGGCACGAGGGACCTCTGAGCTGCAGGAGTGTTACTGCCTTGCTCTTGCATCTTTAGAGGGGGAAAGTACTTAAGGCATTTGTTCATGCTGGTTCAGTCTCTTATATAACTCTTACCTTACTTAACTGggattttacatttcttttaattacCTGAGAGAGATTTCTGCTTCTGGGTTTACTGGAAGCTGTGCCTTGAGCAGTACTAggaagccagctctgctgcagtcaAACTAATGGTGCCATCTCCTGCGATCAGTGGGGAGGCTGCTCAGTGGGATAAGGGGTCAGAGCAGGGCTGCAGAGGTCCTGCCGGACAGACCCAGGTACTACctgtcagctgcagcagcactgctgctttggCTGTTCCTGGGTGGAGCAGTAAATTGCACATGGTAGCTTGAGATGGTAAAGTACtatattatattttcctttataattccctgtcccagctgctgaaGTCTGAGCTGCCCTAGCCTGGCCTTGAAGCCTGTAGGGAGAGCAGCATGCACCAAGAGCTTTCTGGGGCAGTTGCTCTTTGCACTTGTCATTTGCTGCTGTGCCCCATGTGAGCACTTGGTTAGAAGTACCAAGTTCCTTCTCTTTCCTACTTTTAGCCTTTACAAAAGGAGAGGGTTGTATGAAACAAGTGTAATGAAAACATTACTTCCTTTTTTTATGTCTCTGCCATGCAGAAATAGCTCTTCCCTCCCCCTTACATGATACTTAAAAACTACTTGCTGTGTCTTTGCAATACATCAACCAGGTTTCCCAAGTCTGCAGTGTTTCAGCTGCAGGCAAGAGCAGCTGAGAAGAAGCTTTACAAGTTTGGAAGATGGAGATGGGAAAGAGACCAGGTGATAGATGCAGAAAGGACAAGGATAAATGAAAACTGGAACCAGTGATTCCCTGGGACTGGGATTTAGCTACCAGGGGAAGGCTGCTAAGAGTTCTTGTCCTTCTGCTGGAGCAAGGAGAGACTCACCTGAAGGAAATCCTGCCAGGAGCTGCAAAGCTGTGCCTTTTGAGCAAATGTATCAGCCACAGGAAGGCAGGGGAGCTGAGTGTTAGCAAAGGGAAAGGCTTTGTTCTTTCCATATGCCTTACAGCTTTGAgggctttcttaaaaaaaaaaccaaaccacaacacaaaaaaaaacccaaaacaaagcacaaaaaataacTGGTCTCTTGTGGATATATTCCACAGGAGTCTGACTTGCCTGTAGCTGCTTTACAGAAAAAGGCTTGCAGCAAAAAAATCTTAAGGTGATTAAaaagggggaggagaaaaaattttacaaaaatattgaggaaaaacTAAGTTGTGTATACGCAGGTTTAACCCCATCATATCCAGCCCTACTAGGGGTGAGAAATGCTATTCACACCCCAAACTAGGAGGAATGGTGACATTCTTAAACCACTGGCAAAGAGAGGGGTGAGGCTCATCCTCCTGCCACAAGAATAGTGTGCAGAGAGACCTAGAACGGCATTTCAGTGTGCTCCAAGGTGGCTGTAATTATGGAATACATCATGGACAGAGGCTAGCCATAGGGAATGAAGATTACAGCTCTCAAAGCAGAGCATGGATCATCTTTTATATGCTGATCAGGCACAATATCAACTAGACTATGTTCTGAAATAGAAGTAGCTTGAAACCATCAAGCCAAGGTGTTTGATGTACCGGAGCAGTTGTTCTGTTCTGTGAGTGTCTTGTTAGCCATGGAAGTGCTGCACACACCTTATGGAGAGagctttatttcatttctgtttccttagCCTAAAAAATGAAGCTGTATACATACATTTCTTATGGACAAGAGAATAATAGAGGAACATGTGTGTGAAAAGAAAGATAAGATAAAGCACAGCATGTTCCTGGAGAATCTGGCAGCAGAAGGACAACGTGGAAGCAAAATAGTTTGCTGACAAACTAGAAAGACAAGGTTATTGATGCCTCTGAGAAAATACTCCCACAACACACTGGAGCCTCAAATCCACTTGGCAGACAGATGGCACCGGGATTGTTTGATACCTGATGGAAACACTTAGTACTGACTTTTCCCATGCCAGACGTTTTCACCACACATAAAAGTGTGTATTGCAAGTTTTGTTCCCAAAGAGTCGTATGTACCACCTGggttctgcagaaaacatctgCTGAAACTGTTGTAAGCAAAACTTGAATAGTCTTTATTCCAAGTTGTTTTCTTTGGGTCAGTCTGGTCTCTCACTCCAGCTGCTTTGGCAATGGCACCTGGACAAGGACAGTAAGTATTAGGAGGAAGaaatttctcagtcttttttcCCAAGCCAGTTTAATACAAACCTTCAGAAACTGTGAAAAGATCAAAAATATAACAGCTGGGAGCTCCAAGGAGCTCTGGTTgggaatttcttttgtttgtaatTCCCCACTTGCTGTTTGCGATGCTTAATGCCCAGTAAATCAATTTGCAAGCAATGAGTCCCACCATGGATCGAACACCCAGCTTGGCTCAAGCAGTAAAATCCCACTTTAGAGATGAAGCTGAGGATATTGAGGCAAATCAGGAGTTGCCAAGATCATGCAGGCAGGTGAGAATAACACCCTAATACCCCAAATCCAAGCCATGTAGCCTGGTGACAGaggaccaaaaaaaagaaaaaccacccccaaccccccaaaaagcaccaagcaaaaaacaaccccaaaacatgCATCCATTGCTTCATCTTTCCATGGTCTGTGGTAGCAATTGTTATCTGGCCCATTTAGGATGGACCATGAATTGATCCCTCCACCCCAAGCACCACAGCCCTCATATATAAAAAAACTCCCAAGGATTTTGGGGGGAATGGCTGGGGTTCACTATTACTTGCTggcacccagcagcacccagatTTCTTAACCATTGCTGTGCAAAGTGAAGGCTGTGACTGACAGAGCACCAGCACCATCATCCTCCACCTTCCTGAGAGGAGGGGAAGCAGCAGATCCCGTGGCCGTGACAGACCAACCTGCCATCACAAGCACCATCTCGGTCTGTACAGATAAACTGTAACCTTTGCGAGAGCAGGTCTTGTCATCTTAGACATGGcactgaaatgcaaaacagaCTGAGATCTAGAAAGGCCAAAAATGCCAAGGAGAGGCTCTGGCTGTAGCCAGGTCAGACTGGTCAGCAGAAACCAACAGCCCCAGACTTGGTCTGGGGGCAGAACATTCACATTAAACCTGGACCAGAGTCACTGCAGGACCTGCCCCTGCCAAAATTTCGGGACAAACTACTCTCTCTGGAATTACTGAGGGAAAAATTTTTTCTGTGTCAGtataaatgaatgcaaaatatgGCCCACTATATAAAAACgtcaatataaaacaaaatatgaattaCAAAATACTACTTGACCATTTTTAATTGCAGAGTATTTTCTATCCTCTTCCCCTAGCCTTAGCAACACAAACAGATGCATCAACATCACTAAACAGATCAGTCAGCTTTCAGTATTTCTTGAATAACAGTACAATGCAAAGAAATATAAcatttcaggaaagcaaaaggtTAAATCTGGCAGCTAGCATTTTGAGAAGTGGCCCATGAATTTGGTACCCAAGTAAGAGCATCACCAAGTGGCAGCTATTACAGTTTGGGATTTGGATTCTCAAAGCTATGATGATGTTGAGCTTACATTTGCACTTGAGTTGTGACCACTGAGCACTTTCAGTGGCAAAGATTACTTGaaaatgaacataaaaaaatCCTGTAGTATCACTACTTACTTTCTATAACCCTGCTCCATCTTCACTGATAGTGGATCTAATTTCCTTTTTCCTATTAGCACTAGAATTTTGCAGCTCATTTAAATAGAGACGAAAAAGATTGAGCAGCAGAGGGTCACTAAAATAATGCACTCCTTGCTACCaggtggggcaggcaggagcaagTCTGCAGGCTGTGCATCTAGGCTAGATTTCAGTGTGGATATATGTGCCTCACGTGAATTTGGCCCCGATCCTCCCTACTTTTCATCAGCTTATTGACAATTTTTTAAACCTGAtgatagtaaaaataaaaaaaattttaaaaaaacgaACACAATTTGTACCTTTTGTCACCAAACAGTATTTTAGAGGACCAACTATGTTATCTGAAATGTTTTCAGGCAACTGTAAAAATGCATTATGTGTTGAGGCAACCAAGAAAAAGCATCTTTTAGTTGTTCTGTTGTTACAATTCAAAATGTAAGGCTCAAACACATGGAAAAATACGGTAGCAAGGGTTTTTGCAGTATCAGTTACAGAAAATAACTCTTAAGAAGCATATTACATTCTCCCTCACACTAAAGCTTTtcactttgaagatcatccagtccaaccattaacctaatactgacagttcccaactacaccatatccctcagcacgATGTCAACGCGACTCtcaaacccctccagggatggggactccaccactgccctgggctaATTTCACTTAAATCAGACCAACCGAAGGCAGTCCCGGACACGACTGTACCACAGACCCTTCTCATTTCCCAAAGCCTTGGCCTGGCAGCACTGAAGGAGTGTGGTTACACACCCTGGCCAGCCCAGGGGCCTGGGCACCCCCCATGGGGGCAGGCGGAGGCAGGGGAGTGCGGCCAGCGCATTACTGGAACTCCAGTTCCCACCTCTGTGCAGCTCCTTAAGTGACTGTGGGTGACCTATTTTGCTGCCAGTGTTTCAATTTACCCTTTATTACATGGGCCAAGCAGTGGTGCTTTCTTGTGTAAAGTTAGAGCTAAAGAAAAACAGGGCTCCCAAAATGAGAAACATGTTTTTTATGGGGGACCGAGGACAGactaatgtgaaaaataataccTGTTGCTCTCCTGACGCAAACATCTTATAATAGCATTTGCCTATCACAACTAATACGCTATTACTAGCATGCTAACGCTGAGTTTCTGTGGGTTTGTTTGCCTCCTGAgtgaatttcctttctttaaaccCTATGGATGCGACAGGCTGCAGCCTTGAAGCTTGCTGTCATTTTTCTGTGCAAGCCAGACCGTAGCGCTGCCAGGGGAAACAGTCACCCACATCCCAGGAATGGCAGCGTGATGCAAAAAGACGAGGATACCCAGGACGCGGGTGCGTTTGCAAGCCCCACCAAATGGCCGACGTGTCAAACGGCAGCTCCGGAGTGCGTGGGGTGAACACGATTCCCTCCCCTCGCAGCCATCACTAAGCACTTACCGGTTTAAGATAAGCGACGTTACTCTGACGAATGTCATTCAGGAGCTGATCTCT is a window of Strix uralensis isolate ZFMK-TIS-50842 chromosome 10, bStrUra1, whole genome shotgun sequence DNA encoding:
- the ARL6IP5 gene encoding PRA1 family protein 3; the encoded protein is MDVQVAPLRAWDDFFPGSDRFARPDFKDISKWNNRVVSNLLYYQTNYLMVAAAVVSIVGFLSPLNMLIGGTVVVLVFMGFVWVSHNKDILRRLKKQYPTTFVVVIMLSSYFLISYLGDVMVFMFGITLPLLLMFVHASLRLRNIKNKLENKMEGIGLKKTPMGIILDALEQQEDSINKLADYISKVKE